The following proteins are co-located in the Bosea sp. AS-1 genome:
- a CDS encoding phage major capsid protein, with product MSTIKELNDKRQKLVVDARSALDEIKKNTDEARAAELEARHDTIMADFDKVEALIAREQKVAAAEAAIKAAEDEARARKRPNGDDGEARGSDEGNKPEYRSVFYKYLASGASLDELSGEERAVLKAGVVADAEKRVQVSTQGTSTTAGGYTVPVELSNQIVKSMKAWGPMYDEDICSVIATSNGVTIKIPTVDDTAVTAGQHSEGAAMGDTGAKDVTFGQKSLESYGYDTEWVKFSLELARDSIFNMESLLGSLLGERLGRIANLQLTTGDGTGDPNGIVTASSLGKTAAAVAAVTYDEIVDLIHSVDPAYRQSPKARFMFNDLTLAAIRKLKDGDGKYIWTAGDVQGGVPGTLLGYRYSVNQAMANLATGNKTMLFGDFGKYYVRKVGSPMIGVKRESYWPDLGIAGLIYLDGELGDTAAVKHLIQA from the coding sequence GCCAGAAGCTTGTCGTTGACGCTCGCTCGGCCCTCGACGAGATCAAGAAGAACACCGACGAGGCGCGCGCCGCAGAGCTTGAGGCCCGCCACGATACGATCATGGCTGACTTCGACAAGGTCGAGGCGCTGATTGCCCGCGAGCAGAAGGTTGCCGCCGCCGAGGCCGCGATCAAGGCCGCCGAGGACGAGGCCCGCGCCCGCAAGCGCCCGAACGGCGACGACGGCGAGGCTCGCGGGTCTGACGAGGGCAACAAGCCCGAGTATCGTTCCGTGTTCTACAAGTACCTTGCCTCCGGCGCGTCGCTTGACGAGCTTTCCGGTGAGGAGCGCGCCGTCCTGAAGGCCGGCGTCGTTGCGGACGCCGAAAAGCGCGTTCAGGTCTCCACGCAGGGCACGTCCACCACGGCCGGCGGCTATACTGTTCCGGTCGAGCTGTCGAATCAGATCGTCAAGTCCATGAAGGCTTGGGGTCCAATGTATGACGAGGACATCTGCTCCGTCATCGCGACCAGCAACGGCGTCACCATCAAGATCCCGACCGTGGACGACACCGCTGTTACTGCCGGCCAGCACTCTGAGGGTGCCGCGATGGGCGATACGGGCGCGAAGGACGTCACGTTCGGCCAGAAGTCGCTCGAGTCCTACGGCTACGACACCGAGTGGGTTAAGTTCTCGCTCGAACTGGCGCGCGACTCCATCTTCAATATGGAGTCGCTGCTTGGCTCGCTCCTCGGTGAGCGTCTTGGTCGCATCGCCAACCTGCAGCTCACCACTGGCGACGGCACAGGCGACCCGAACGGCATCGTTACGGCGTCCTCGCTCGGCAAGACTGCCGCGGCTGTTGCTGCTGTCACCTACGACGAGATCGTTGACCTGATCCACTCGGTTGACCCGGCTTATCGCCAGTCCCCGAAGGCCCGCTTTATGTTCAACGACCTGACGCTGGCGGCCATCCGCAAGCTCAAGGACGGCGACGGTAAGTACATCTGGACCGCTGGCGATGTTCAGGGCGGCGTCCCGGGCACGCTGCTTGGCTATCGCTACAGCGTCAACCAGGCCATGGCGAACCTTGCAACCGGCAACAAGACCATGCTGTTCGGTGACTTCGGCAAGTACTATGTCCGCAAGGTCGGCTCTCCGATGATTGGCGTCAAGCGCGAGTCGTATTGGCCGGATCTCGGTATCGCTGGCCTGATCTATCTGGACGGCGAACTCGGCGACACCGCTGCGGTCAAGCACCTCATCCAGGCCTGA
- a CDS encoding head-tail connector protein — MWYPPTETVAPANEPVSLDDAKRHLRVMHDDDDDYIGALISTARDHVEKYCGAHWVEAGLVANCDDWCDLGFLPFAPVTAVSSIAYTDADGAPAVVDAAVYEFRADARAVVLKIGQHWPTKQSGSRIALTATVGTDSAPPAVKHAILLRIEDFYEHRGSEEDSKWSSFDSLLSNYRYY, encoded by the coding sequence ATGTGGTATCCGCCGACGGAGACAGTGGCGCCGGCGAATGAGCCTGTTAGCCTAGATGACGCCAAGCGCCATCTTCGCGTTATGCACGACGACGACGACGACTATATCGGCGCCTTGATTTCTACGGCGCGCGACCATGTTGAGAAATACTGCGGTGCTCATTGGGTTGAGGCCGGACTGGTTGCCAACTGTGATGACTGGTGTGATCTAGGCTTCTTGCCATTCGCGCCGGTTACAGCCGTTTCGTCCATTGCCTACACCGATGCTGACGGCGCGCCCGCGGTAGTTGACGCCGCTGTTTACGAGTTCCGCGCCGATGCTCGCGCAGTCGTTCTAAAGATCGGACAGCACTGGCCTACAAAGCAATCTGGATCGCGTATTGCGCTCACGGCGACGGTCGGAACAGACTCGGCGCCGCCTGCGGTTAAGCACGCAATCCTATTGCGCATTGAAGATTTTTACGAGCATCGCGGCTCGGAGGAAGACAGCAAATGGTCTTCGTTCGATAGCCTGTTGAGCAACTATCGATATTATTAG